One window of the Pseudobdellovibrionaceae bacterium genome contains the following:
- a CDS encoding insulinase family protein: MKIRILTLVSLVLLIAGCATLPGGGGFKLRSYKEATLKNGMKVLMVEDKSLPYFSLAMLVRAGSSEDPQAASGTASMVGELLDKGTAKRKALELADAMGQIGSELSVSVGQDYTLISASTLAQHQGELLKNFSEMVTEPSFSGSEVNRVKKQVLSQLQRTVDDPGHFAGLMFDSYLYGSHPYARRVLGRKRDVTKLRKKDIIKYYLKHYRPNNAQLAVVGHFNPTIVEDLEKAFAEWSSRKQTDFTYPEVPAITGLQIQIIDKTDLKQSEIRLGHPGIKRTNPDFLKLRVANTILGGAFHSRLVDEIRDRRGLTYSIRSEFDARKDTGPFTVATFTRHEKVGETVSETLKVIQDFQNKGVTDKEVADAKALLLGVFPRALETAERLAETMLVLRFYQVPDTYLTNYLRDISKIKTSEVNDVIKKYLQPDNMKVLVFSPKDKVISQLRPIGIVQVKNYTEYIQ, from the coding sequence ATGAAAATTCGAATTCTGACTTTGGTATCCCTGGTTCTCCTTATTGCTGGTTGTGCCACCCTCCCGGGAGGAGGTGGTTTTAAGCTGAGATCCTATAAAGAGGCGACATTGAAGAACGGCATGAAAGTGCTGATGGTTGAGGACAAGTCACTTCCTTATTTTAGTCTTGCGATGTTGGTTCGTGCGGGAAGCAGTGAGGACCCACAGGCAGCATCAGGCACGGCATCAATGGTGGGTGAGTTGTTAGACAAGGGAACAGCCAAGCGCAAAGCCCTGGAGTTGGCCGATGCCATGGGGCAGATCGGATCTGAGCTGTCGGTCAGTGTGGGGCAGGACTACACTCTGATTTCGGCCAGTACTTTGGCGCAACATCAAGGGGAACTTTTAAAGAACTTTTCAGAGATGGTGACGGAGCCCTCTTTCTCGGGCAGCGAGGTCAATCGGGTCAAAAAACAGGTTCTCTCCCAACTGCAGAGGACGGTGGATGATCCTGGTCATTTTGCCGGCCTGATGTTTGATTCCTACCTATATGGATCACACCCCTACGCACGGAGGGTGTTGGGGCGTAAACGGGACGTCACCAAGTTACGCAAAAAGGATATTATTAAGTATTACCTCAAGCACTATCGTCCCAATAATGCCCAATTGGCGGTGGTCGGGCACTTTAACCCAACAATCGTGGAGGACTTGGAGAAGGCTTTTGCCGAATGGTCATCCCGCAAACAGACCGATTTCACCTATCCTGAGGTTCCAGCCATTACGGGATTACAAATCCAAATCATCGATAAAACAGATCTCAAGCAATCTGAGATTCGTTTGGGTCATCCGGGTATTAAGCGTACCAACCCAGATTTCCTCAAGCTTCGGGTGGCTAATACGATTTTGGGAGGAGCTTTTCATAGCCGCTTGGTCGACGAGATTCGTGACCGCCGTGGATTGACCTACTCCATTCGTTCGGAGTTTGATGCCCGTAAGGATACGGGTCCATTTACTGTAGCCACATTTACCCGCCACGAAAAGGTGGGTGAGACTGTTTCTGAAACTCTAAAGGTCATTCAGGACTTTCAAAACAAGGGCGTGACGGACAAAGAGGTGGCGGATGCTAAGGCCCTGTTATTGGGCGTCTTCCCGCGGGCCCTTGAGACGGCAGAGCGCCTCGCGGAAACCATGTTGGTCTTGCGCTTCTATCAGGTTCCCGACACCTATTTGACCAACTACTTACGCGACATTAGTAAGATCAAGACTTCAGAAGTGAATGACGTGATCAAGAAGTATCTTCAACCCGACAATATGAAGGTTTTGGTGTTTTCCCCAAAGGACAAGGTCATTTCTCAATTGCGCCCAATCGGCATCGTGCAGGTGAAGAACTACACCGAGTACATTCAGTAG
- a CDS encoding insulinase family protein — MFRWLFLSVLISFSAQAELPTQVSIADQIRFPVEKYQLSNGLTVLLHEDHSAPIISIHQWFRVGSANEHPGRTGIAHFFEHLMFKGTPKYPNRELDRQIQANGGTNNAFTTRDYTGYYENMPSGKLELILDIESDRMRNLGFDEKEIKNEREVVKEERRYRVENNVYGYLHENVFETVFRVHPYRWPVIGYMRDLNATSIDDLKEFYRVFYAPNNAVLVITGDFKSSQAKSLIEKYYAKIPSQSIPELKFDPEPEQKAQRNSQLVKDVQNPTFSVAYQAPPAGQDEAYAFDLLSNILGNGSSSRLHKKLVYSQQIANSVSSWAYTPLRAGLFQVICSVKPGADMEKAINTVYTELWKFRNELVKPEELQKAKTQVMIDYVDSLKTVSGKARAIALNEVLFNDYSIMFKDLDRYNAVTAEQIKEVAEKYLKPAQRSIIRVKPKTSAATSTSRSGEGA; from the coding sequence ATGTTTCGTTGGCTTTTCCTGTCTGTATTGATTTCTTTTTCTGCCCAGGCCGAACTTCCAACCCAGGTGAGCATCGCTGATCAGATCCGATTTCCGGTGGAAAAGTATCAGCTCTCCAATGGGCTGACCGTGCTCCTTCACGAAGACCACTCGGCACCCATTATCAGTATCCACCAATGGTTTCGGGTTGGATCGGCGAACGAGCATCCCGGACGCACGGGGATTGCCCACTTTTTTGAACACCTGATGTTTAAGGGAACACCAAAATACCCAAATCGTGAGTTGGACCGGCAGATTCAGGCCAATGGAGGAACCAATAATGCCTTCACCACTCGCGATTATACTGGCTACTATGAGAATATGCCGAGCGGGAAGTTAGAACTGATCCTCGACATCGAATCAGACCGTATGCGCAATCTTGGTTTTGATGAAAAAGAAATCAAGAATGAAAGAGAGGTAGTTAAGGAAGAGCGGCGTTATCGTGTGGAAAACAACGTCTACGGATACTTGCATGAAAACGTATTTGAAACAGTTTTTCGGGTGCATCCTTATCGTTGGCCCGTTATTGGTTATATGCGCGATCTCAACGCCACTTCGATCGACGATTTGAAAGAGTTTTATCGGGTTTTCTATGCTCCCAACAATGCGGTTCTGGTGATCACTGGAGATTTTAAATCCAGTCAGGCCAAATCACTGATTGAAAAGTACTACGCTAAAATCCCCTCTCAATCCATCCCTGAACTAAAGTTTGATCCGGAGCCTGAGCAAAAGGCACAGCGTAATTCTCAGTTGGTGAAGGATGTCCAGAACCCAACATTTTCCGTGGCCTACCAGGCGCCTCCTGCTGGACAGGACGAGGCTTATGCCTTCGACCTGCTGTCAAATATCTTAGGTAATGGCAGTTCCAGTCGATTGCACAAGAAGTTGGTGTACTCCCAACAGATTGCCAATTCAGTTTCCTCCTGGGCTTATACTCCACTTCGCGCAGGCCTCTTTCAGGTGATTTGCAGCGTAAAACCTGGAGCAGACATGGAGAAAGCCATTAATACGGTCTACACCGAACTCTGGAAGTTCCGCAATGAGCTGGTTAAGCCAGAAGAACTGCAAAAGGCCAAAACTCAGGTCATGATTGACTACGTGGACTCGCTCAAAACAGTGTCGGGAAAGGCAAGAGCTATCGCGCTCAATGAGGTCCTTTTCAATGACTACTCCATCATGTTTAAGGATTTGGACCGCTACAATGCCGTCACAGCTGAGCAAATCAAAGAGGTGGCTGAGAAATATCTGAAGCCGGCACAAAGATCTATCATTCGTGTTAAACCAAAAACTTCAGCGGCAACATCAACCTCCAGATCTGGTGAGGGAGCTTAA
- a CDS encoding flagellar basal body-associated FliL family protein, with amino-acid sequence MAEEEGSKKPKKDMGKILTLAFMVVNLGVLGGGAFLVYSSTLGHKPAVSTEEELNKELVEFRKSLQQNPVMYTMETFNTNLDGVPRRLIRMELSLEMLDEEGFEEVISLGAEARDAIVRILNTTVYTEVETVQGKLHLKNRIISQLNGFLDKGVVRNVYFSDFVVQ; translated from the coding sequence ATGGCAGAGGAAGAAGGAAGCAAAAAGCCTAAGAAGGACATGGGTAAGATTCTCACTCTTGCCTTCATGGTGGTAAACCTTGGCGTCCTGGGTGGTGGGGCCTTTTTGGTATATTCCTCGACCTTGGGTCACAAACCCGCCGTGTCGACAGAGGAAGAACTTAACAAAGAGCTGGTAGAGTTTCGCAAGTCCCTCCAACAAAATCCTGTGATGTACACCATGGAAACCTTCAATACCAATTTGGACGGGGTGCCTCGTCGATTGATCCGCATGGAGCTGAGTCTAGAAATGTTGGATGAAGAGGGCTTTGAGGAAGTGATCTCACTGGGGGCCGAAGCTCGAGACGCTATCGTGCGCATTCTCAATACCACTGTGTACACTGAGGTTGAAACTGTGCAGGGAAAGCTCCACCTTAAGAACCGCATCATCTCCCAGCTCAATGGTTTCCTCGACAAAGGTGTCGTTCGCAATGTTTACTTCTCGGATTTCGTAGTTCAGTAA
- a CDS encoding L,D-transpeptidase family protein has protein sequence MIRLKLTVLLLAAGLLCSYAQSQPTQVESATNVVSDAQADKEDSEDATKGMPDPQGIAPPSGKFPTTLVNLGETDAFSPYAFIVDKSTRTLTIWKYEAGNLTPVAVYPSDMGRKPGDKTVLGDLKTPEGIYFFQSRYEGGQLDFNEYGSRAFTMDYPNFFDLMENKTGSGIWLHAIPETKSLLRGSRGCVVVRDEVIQKITDFITLKKTPIVIQEKVTYITPDDLKGRRQSLNRWIDGWRKSWEAKDINSYIAYYGDQFKSLGMDRGQWREYKENLNSKYKSISVRISEPLIVVHDDEAVVRFIQAYQSDFKEDVGEKTLYLRKDGSGQYRILGEQWKSVSKKNLAAIRLTESKDSNL, from the coding sequence ATGATTCGTCTCAAATTGACAGTTCTATTGCTGGCGGCTGGTTTGTTGTGCTCCTATGCCCAAAGTCAGCCCACCCAAGTGGAAAGTGCCACCAACGTGGTTTCAGACGCCCAGGCGGACAAAGAAGACAGCGAAGACGCGACCAAAGGGATGCCAGATCCCCAGGGCATTGCCCCCCCGTCAGGCAAATTCCCAACTACCCTGGTTAATCTGGGTGAAACCGATGCCTTCTCCCCCTACGCATTTATCGTCGACAAATCCACTCGCACACTGACGATTTGGAAGTATGAGGCTGGAAATCTAACCCCAGTTGCCGTCTACCCGTCCGACATGGGCCGAAAGCCAGGTGATAAGACCGTGCTCGGTGATCTGAAAACTCCAGAAGGGATTTACTTTTTCCAGTCCCGTTATGAAGGCGGTCAGTTGGATTTTAACGAATACGGTTCTCGGGCATTCACCATGGATTACCCCAATTTTTTTGATCTCATGGAAAATAAAACCGGCAGCGGTATTTGGCTTCACGCAATCCCTGAAACCAAGTCCCTTCTACGAGGCTCCCGTGGTTGTGTAGTTGTACGTGATGAGGTTATCCAAAAGATCACGGACTTCATTACCCTCAAAAAGACCCCAATTGTGATCCAAGAAAAAGTGACCTACATCACACCTGATGATTTAAAGGGCCGTCGCCAGAGTCTTAATCGCTGGATCGATGGTTGGCGCAAAAGCTGGGAGGCCAAGGATATCAACTCTTACATCGCCTACTATGGTGACCAGTTTAAATCCCTTGGCATGGATCGGGGCCAGTGGCGAGAGTATAAGGAAAATCTAAATTCCAAATACAAATCCATATCCGTCCGGATCAGCGAACCATTGATCGTGGTTCATGACGATGAGGCTGTGGTTCGTTTTATTCAGGCCTATCAGTCGGATTTCAAAGAGGATGTGGGTGAAAAGACTCTGTACTTACGCAAGGACGGCAGTGGTCAATACCGCATTCTCGGAGAACAATGGAAGTCAGTTTCCAAGAAGAACCTGGCTGCCATTAGGCTCACCGAATCCAAAGACTCCAATCTGTAA
- a CDS encoding SGNH/GDSL hydrolase family protein translates to MQLKIIITNLVVFLILLAGLEGGAYWVLQKQSSRLAQSGNQIAPQFNFYPTLDPLLGWTIGKKQAEALGLVYVEGYIVYGSEHMDNPQAPRVAVFGGSTSDTVFSQNTWVKTFHQKLQEAWGPTVVLNGAVGGYNSHQELLKVIRDIEFLQPNLIVTYDGANEMQGAQLPEQPLVTTYEYQIFERMIESSRVGFPYLISLVRAMKAPQFSRDMEGQATGPANPGTAHELWLKNITLIRATADLFGARFHGFLQPVLGIGDYRLSEREEKIRTTDAIAQRNPSFYAPAIDSVKARSYLSDLTEALNSMSDVYIDDCHLNPEGDTLMGEKVSEVILKLYPQAPRIRPSAIK, encoded by the coding sequence TTGCAGCTAAAGATAATCATCACAAATCTTGTAGTTTTTCTGATTCTCCTGGCAGGACTTGAGGGTGGGGCCTATTGGGTTTTGCAGAAGCAAAGTTCTCGGCTGGCTCAATCAGGAAACCAAATTGCCCCTCAGTTTAATTTCTATCCTACCCTAGATCCCTTGTTGGGGTGGACAATCGGCAAAAAGCAGGCGGAGGCGTTGGGACTCGTCTATGTCGAGGGCTACATCGTCTATGGCTCTGAGCACATGGATAACCCACAAGCCCCAAGGGTGGCGGTATTTGGTGGTTCCACGTCAGATACGGTTTTCAGCCAAAATACGTGGGTAAAGACCTTCCATCAGAAACTTCAGGAGGCCTGGGGGCCGACAGTCGTATTAAATGGAGCGGTCGGTGGCTACAACTCTCATCAAGAGTTGCTCAAAGTTATTCGCGATATTGAGTTTCTGCAGCCCAACCTTATTGTTACTTACGACGGCGCAAATGAAATGCAGGGGGCACAGCTCCCTGAGCAACCATTGGTGACGACCTATGAATATCAGATATTCGAGAGAATGATTGAGTCCTCGCGAGTGGGCTTTCCCTATCTCATTTCCTTGGTGAGGGCGATGAAGGCTCCCCAATTTTCTCGGGATATGGAAGGTCAGGCGACGGGTCCTGCCAACCCAGGTACAGCTCATGAGCTTTGGCTCAAGAACATTACTCTCATTAGGGCAACGGCTGATCTTTTTGGAGCTCGTTTTCACGGCTTCTTGCAGCCGGTGTTGGGCATAGGCGATTACCGCTTATCTGAGCGGGAAGAGAAAATTCGCACCACTGATGCTATTGCGCAACGAAATCCCAGCTTCTATGCTCCAGCGATAGATTCCGTGAAGGCCCGGTCCTACTTGTCGGATCTCACCGAAGCTTTGAATTCTATGAGTGATGTCTATATCGATGATTGTCACCTCAATCCTGAGGGGGATACATTGATGGGTGAGAAGGTGAGTGAGGTGATTCTCAAGCTGTACCCACAGGCTCCTCGAATTCGCCCGTCAGCAATCAAGTAG
- a CDS encoding rhomboid family intramembrane serine protease: MGGGAMPLTPMAKKLIIINVAIWLGAILIVQKFFMDEPSLFLWFGLIPERMVNGFWIWQPFTYMFLHSYSVFHIVFNMLLLWWLGADLEQRWGSRFFLTYYLVCGVGAGLIYVLGMTIYYLASGNFGLMTIPVIGASGAVFGLMLAYGLLFGERMVYFMMIFPMKAKYFVLLLGAIEIVSLLNTGGRDGVANLAHLGGLVMGFLFLRFWGKWSQQLMQGSKRKKRKGPKLRLVVDNERKFEDKEDSEGPKYWN; this comes from the coding sequence ATGGGCGGCGGGGCCATGCCTCTGACCCCCATGGCAAAAAAACTCATCATCATTAATGTGGCCATTTGGTTGGGTGCCATATTGATTGTACAGAAGTTCTTCATGGACGAGCCCAGTTTGTTTCTGTGGTTTGGCCTAATCCCTGAGCGGATGGTGAATGGTTTCTGGATCTGGCAGCCCTTTACCTATATGTTCCTCCATTCCTATTCGGTCTTCCATATTGTGTTCAATATGCTTTTGCTGTGGTGGCTGGGGGCCGATCTTGAGCAGCGCTGGGGCTCACGCTTTTTCCTGACCTACTACCTCGTCTGTGGAGTGGGGGCCGGCCTTATTTACGTTCTGGGAATGACCATTTACTATCTGGCCTCCGGTAATTTTGGTCTGATGACCATCCCGGTGATTGGCGCCTCGGGAGCGGTGTTTGGGCTCATGCTGGCCTATGGCCTGCTGTTCGGGGAGAGAATGGTCTACTTCATGATGATCTTCCCCATGAAGGCCAAGTATTTTGTCCTCCTTCTGGGTGCGATCGAGATTGTCTCCCTGCTCAATACCGGTGGCCGAGACGGAGTGGCCAACCTGGCCCACCTGGGAGGCTTGGTCATGGGCTTTCTCTTCCTGCGATTCTGGGGCAAATGGAGCCAACAGCTGATGCAGGGTTCGAAGCGCAAGAAGCGTAAGGGCCCCAAGCTCAGATTAGTAGTGGACAATGAGCGTAAATTTGAGGATAAGGAAGACTCTGAAGGCCCCAAATACTGGAACTAA
- the mce gene encoding methylmalonyl-CoA epimerase, whose protein sequence is MNLPFSYKLDHIGIAVPSLAEGGKLYEALGFSEVHVEDVVGEGVKVGTYELANDSRIELLEPLGENSPVAKFLEKRGPGVHHICLAVTGLAQILKDLKAAGVRLVYDEPRPGAHNCMISFIHPASAGGVLIELSEKKP, encoded by the coding sequence ATGAATTTACCTTTTTCCTACAAGCTTGATCATATCGGAATCGCTGTCCCCAGTTTAGCTGAAGGTGGAAAACTCTATGAAGCTCTCGGTTTTAGCGAAGTCCATGTCGAGGATGTGGTGGGCGAAGGGGTTAAGGTCGGGACCTATGAATTGGCCAATGACTCGCGCATTGAGCTGTTAGAGCCCCTTGGGGAAAACAGCCCGGTGGCGAAATTTTTGGAAAAACGCGGGCCCGGGGTCCACCATATTTGCTTGGCGGTCACGGGATTGGCGCAAATTCTGAAGGATTTGAAAGCTGCAGGCGTCCGCCTGGTCTATGACGAGCCTCGACCAGGGGCCCACAACTGCATGATTTCGTTTATCCATCCAGCTTCGGCAGGTGGCGTGTTGATCGAATTGAGTGAGAAGAAGCCCTAG
- a CDS encoding HIT domain-containing protein, with protein MAKKARTKKAAKKVAKKKPSKSSKTSLAGVDLQDVWPQERDFMERPDRYRYVRKIIRPDGCVFCQARDQGVKLESLVLYREKHALVVLNKFPYNNGHTLVIPTRHCGDLTELSQEEYVALSHLLRRTIDALQKSYGCPGMNIGLNHGAVAGAGIPDHLHWHVIPRWRGDTNFFPLIAETKVLAETVEQTYNRLRPYFEE; from the coding sequence ATGGCGAAAAAAGCACGGACCAAGAAAGCCGCTAAAAAGGTGGCAAAAAAGAAGCCTTCAAAATCATCCAAGACCTCCCTCGCAGGAGTTGATCTCCAGGATGTATGGCCCCAGGAGAGGGACTTCATGGAGAGGCCCGATCGCTATCGTTACGTGCGCAAGATTATTCGTCCCGACGGTTGCGTCTTTTGTCAGGCCCGCGATCAAGGGGTAAAATTGGAGAGTCTGGTCCTCTATCGGGAGAAGCACGCATTGGTGGTGCTCAACAAGTTTCCCTACAACAATGGGCATACCCTGGTGATTCCCACCCGCCACTGTGGGGATTTGACAGAACTCAGCCAGGAGGAGTATGTGGCCCTCTCCCATCTCCTGCGGCGGACTATTGATGCTCTGCAAAAATCCTACGGTTGTCCGGGAATGAATATTGGTCTAAATCATGGGGCAGTCGCCGGTGCCGGTATCCCAGATCATCTTCACTGGCATGTGATCCCCCGCTGGCGGGGAGATACCAACTTCTTTCCGCTGATTGCGGAAACCAAGGTGTTGGCGGAAACGGTTGAACAGACTTACAATCGACTCCGCCCTTATTTTGAGGAATAG
- the sppA gene encoding signal peptide peptidase SppA, with translation MMGRVYQGTLAVISLAFLGLFFVSVLVLVAMWNPLSPEVDEPSLLSMKLDGVILDSSEFVSTLRTYRDDPNIKGVIIQVNSPGGLVGTSQELYTEIKRVREEARKPVVVSGGSVVASGAYYAAAGADRIVANPGTLMGSIGVIMEFANLKGLFDLAKVDRYVLKTGDFKDAGSDLRRMKPEEQDLFQGILEEVHDQFKLAVQTSRRLSPDIVNKYGDGRIFTGETAVRLGFADQVGTYEDALRVAGNLAGLGPNPKVFNPNNKTMEWLSKIQTTTSAERKLEAIADKYLHVHLVGKPLYLMPGIL, from the coding sequence ATGATGGGGAGAGTTTATCAGGGTACCTTGGCGGTCATTTCACTGGCCTTCCTCGGTCTGTTTTTTGTTTCAGTTTTGGTTTTGGTCGCGATGTGGAACCCGCTTTCTCCTGAGGTGGATGAGCCCTCCTTGTTGTCGATGAAGCTGGATGGGGTGATTCTGGATTCCAGTGAATTCGTCTCGACCCTGAGAACCTATCGCGATGATCCCAACATTAAAGGAGTGATCATCCAGGTCAATTCACCTGGAGGCCTGGTCGGGACCAGTCAGGAGTTGTACACCGAAATCAAGCGGGTGCGTGAGGAAGCGCGCAAGCCCGTGGTGGTTTCCGGCGGCAGTGTGGTGGCCAGCGGAGCCTACTACGCGGCGGCTGGAGCGGATCGCATTGTCGCGAACCCCGGAACTTTGATGGGTTCAATTGGAGTTATAATGGAGTTCGCTAATCTCAAGGGTCTGTTTGATTTAGCCAAAGTGGATCGTTACGTGTTGAAGACTGGGGATTTCAAGGATGCTGGCTCCGACCTCAGACGCATGAAGCCTGAGGAGCAAGACCTCTTTCAAGGTATCCTGGAAGAGGTTCACGACCAATTTAAGCTTGCCGTGCAAACCAGTCGCCGGCTTTCACCCGACATCGTCAACAAGTACGGGGATGGGCGGATTTTTACGGGCGAAACGGCAGTGAGGCTGGGGTTTGCTGATCAGGTGGGTACCTATGAGGACGCCCTTCGCGTGGCGGGGAACCTGGCGGGATTAGGGCCTAACCCCAAGGTGTTTAACCCTAATAACAAGACCATGGAGTGGTTGAGTAAAATCCAAACCACCACTTCAGCCGAGAGAAAGTTGGAGGCCATCGCCGACAAATATCTCCATGTTCATTTGGTGGGTAAGCCCCTTTACCTGATGCCGGGAATCCTTTAA
- a CDS encoding 30S ribosomal protein S1, producing the protein MVDNKKPNKSKAQIAREQVLAALDAADKDVPDNPNSYQEVGKNGESFESMFEQSLGERDFKVGDVVNGRVVEVQEDYVLVDINYKSEGMIPISEFRMVEGHRNVETGTEVEVFIDRIENENGMVVLSKDKADMLRAWNDISRAAENEEVIEGTIIAKVKGGLSVDIGVKAFLPGSQIDLRPVRNMDAYIGKTYKFKVIKFNKRRGNIVLSRRALLEEERENLRSQTLDAMKEGSIVKGMVKNITDYGAFIDLGGMDGLLHITDMSWGRVKHPSELVNVGDEVEVVVLKFDNEKERVSLGMKQLKDDPWAAVADRFPVGQKLSGKVVSLADYGAFVELEEGIEGLIHVSEMSWTKRVKHPSQVVKVGDEVNVQVLEVDRENRRISLGMKQLEPNPWVELKESYAPGTIIEGEVKSVTDFGVFVGIEEGIDGLVHISDFSWTKRINHPSEVYKKGDKVRAVVLGVDIENERFSLGIKQLEGDPWANIEDKYPIGSQRDVKVVKLADFGVFVELESDIEGLIHISELSTKRVEKPEEVVAVGDSIKAEIISIDKEARKIGLSAKLVKLREQKADVDDYVKKVTATSKTSLGDLFGDALKAAQNTETSTSEDSPSDSE; encoded by the coding sequence ATGGTAGACAATAAGAAACCTAACAAATCAAAGGCACAGATCGCGCGTGAACAAGTTCTCGCAGCTCTTGATGCTGCAGACAAAGATGTGCCTGATAACCCCAATTCCTATCAGGAAGTGGGCAAAAACGGCGAAAGCTTTGAATCCATGTTCGAACAGTCTCTCGGTGAACGGGACTTCAAAGTTGGCGACGTAGTCAATGGCCGGGTAGTTGAAGTGCAGGAAGATTATGTTCTTGTCGATATCAACTACAAGAGTGAGGGAATGATCCCGATTTCTGAATTCCGCATGGTCGAAGGTCATCGCAATGTGGAAACCGGAACTGAAGTTGAAGTCTTTATTGATCGTATTGAAAATGAAAACGGCATGGTGGTTCTGTCTAAAGACAAAGCCGATATGCTGCGTGCCTGGAACGACATTTCCCGTGCTGCTGAAAATGAGGAAGTCATCGAGGGAACAATCATCGCCAAAGTTAAGGGCGGTTTGAGTGTTGATATCGGTGTGAAGGCTTTCTTGCCTGGTAGCCAGATTGATCTGCGTCCGGTTCGCAACATGGATGCCTACATTGGTAAAACCTATAAATTTAAGGTCATCAAGTTCAACAAACGTCGTGGAAACATTGTTCTTTCCCGCCGTGCCCTTCTTGAGGAAGAGCGCGAAAATCTGCGCAGCCAGACTTTGGATGCCATGAAAGAGGGATCGATCGTTAAGGGAATGGTGAAGAACATCACTGATTATGGTGCCTTCATCGATCTTGGCGGCATGGACGGTCTCCTCCACATCACAGACATGAGCTGGGGACGGGTGAAACATCCTTCTGAGCTGGTCAATGTTGGTGACGAGGTTGAAGTTGTTGTACTGAAGTTTGATAACGAAAAAGAGCGTGTCAGCTTGGGCATGAAGCAGCTTAAGGATGATCCTTGGGCCGCTGTTGCCGACCGCTTCCCTGTTGGACAAAAGCTGTCCGGTAAAGTGGTGAGCTTGGCTGATTACGGTGCTTTTGTTGAGTTGGAAGAAGGCATTGAAGGCCTGATCCACGTCAGTGAAATGAGCTGGACCAAGCGCGTGAAGCACCCCTCACAAGTTGTGAAGGTTGGTGACGAAGTGAATGTTCAGGTTCTTGAAGTGGATCGTGAAAACCGTCGCATCAGCTTGGGCATGAAGCAGCTTGAGCCCAATCCTTGGGTTGAGCTCAAAGAGAGCTATGCTCCTGGTACCATTATCGAAGGCGAAGTGAAGTCAGTGACTGACTTTGGTGTTTTCGTCGGTATCGAAGAGGGCATTGACGGTCTGGTTCACATTTCTGACTTCTCCTGGACCAAGAGAATCAACCATCCTTCTGAAGTCTACAAGAAGGGTGACAAGGTTCGCGCAGTGGTTCTGGGTGTCGATATTGAGAACGAGCGTTTTAGCTTGGGTATTAAGCAGCTTGAAGGCGATCCTTGGGCGAACATCGAAGACAAGTACCCCATCGGATCTCAGCGTGACGTCAAAGTCGTCAAGTTGGCTGACTTTGGTGTGTTTGTTGAGCTTGAGTCCGACATCGAAGGTCTGATTCACATCAGCGAGCTGAGCACCAAGCGAGTGGAGAAGCCTGAAGAAGTTGTTGCCGTTGGCGACAGCATTAAGGCGGAGATCATCTCTATCGATAAGGAAGCGCGTAAGATCGGACTTTCAGCCAAATTGGTGAAGTTGCGTGAACAGAAGGCCGACGTGGATGACTATGTGAAGAAGGTCACGGCCACTTCCAAGACCAGCTTGGGAGATTTGTTTGGCGACGCTCTTAAGGCTGCTCAAAACACCGAAACTTCGACATCAGAGGATTCCCCCAGCGATTCTGAGTAA